The segment CATGGAAAAGGTGATGCGGTTCGGCAAACCGCTCATCGTCGTTGCCGAGGACGTCGATGGCGAGGCGCTGGCCACGCTGGTCGTCAACAAGCTGCGGGGGGTCATGCCGGGCGTCGCGATCAAGGCCCCGGGGTACGGAGACCGGCGCAAAGCGATGCTTGGGGACATGGCGATCCTCACCGGTGGCAAGGTGATCAGCGACGATATCGGCATCAAGCTGGAGAACATCGAAATCGAAATGTTGGGCCGGGCGGCCAAGGTTCGGGTGGCCAAGGAAGAAACTACGGTGATCGAGGGCCGCGGCAGTAAGAAAGATATTCAGGGACGGATCGCTCAGATCAGGAAAGAGATCGAAACCACAACCTCCGATTATGACAAGGAGAAGCTGCAGGAGCGACTTGCCAAGCTCGCCGGTGGGGTTGCCCAAATCAAGGTCGGCGCCGCGACGGAGACCGAGCTGAAGGAGAAGAAGCATCGGTTCGAGGACGCGCTGAGCACGAGCAAGGCCGCCGTGGAGGAGGGCATCGTCCCCGGGGGCGGCGTCGCGCTGTTGAACATCGCGAAGGCCCTCGACAAAGTGGACGCCGATGAAGCCGACGAGAAGAGCGGTGTCAACATCGTCCGGAAAGCCATCGAGGAACCGGCGAAGTGGCTGGCGGCGAATGCCGGCATGGAGGGGGCAGTTGTCGTCGAGCGGGTGAAATCGGAGAAGGCCGGCGTGGGCTACAATGTGGCCGAGGGGAAGTATGAGGACCTGCTGAAGGCCGGGATCATCGACGCGACGAAGGTCACGCGGCTGGCGTTGCAGAACGCCGCGAGCGTCGCCAGTCTGTTGCTGACGACCGAGGCGCTGGTCGTGGAGAAGCGCGAGAAGAAGAAGGCGGCCCCCACCCCAGGCGGCTACAACCCTGAAGACATGGATATGTAGCCGCCTCGCCGCCTTCGATGCACCCAGGGGGGCCGGATGGCCCCCCTGGGTCTGTCCCAGGTCCGCCTAGGCTGCGCGCTCCACGTCCTGCGCCCGTACCATTCGGCCCATCTTGCCCGCCCGGCCCGGCACGAGCACGATCAGTACACCGTAGCGAGGATCTACGACTTGCACCTCCGCGAGATCCGTCAGGCCCGTCACCCGCACCGTGTCCCCTACCCTGATCGGTTGTCCCCGCCGGTCGCGCAGCGGTTGGTCCGTCGCGATTGGTACGGTCATGATCGCCTCCCCCTTGAGGTCATCGCAGCGTGAAGGACGCGCGGGTTTGGCGCACTCGCCCTTCGTCGACCAGCTTCTGTAGGTGTGCCGTTATGGTCCCTTCCGCCGCTCCCCTCAGCCGTGGATCGAGGTCTGGGTAGATCGCGGCGACAAGCGCCTGAGCGGTCTGCGGCCCGTCCGCCAGGAGTTCGAGTACCTGTTGCTCGCGGCGCCGTCGGTGCGCCAGGTATTCCGTAATTCGTTGGTGGGGGGCGCGGACCAACGGCCCATGTCCAGGGGCGATCAGCGTAAGCTGGAGACCCGCCACGCGCTCGAGCGATTGAAGATAGTCCGCCATGGACCCGCCGGGAGGGGTAATGTTGACGGTGCCCTCCCCGAGGATAAGATCCCCCGAGAACAGCACCCGTTCACTCTCCCAATAAAACACGACGTGGTCCCGCGCGTGGCCGGGGGTATGCAATACTTGAAGCCGTCCGCCATCGACCGCGATCCCCTCCCCGTCCCGGAGCGGCGCCTCGGGGTCCGTCCACCCTCTGACCCGGGCTCCCGTCGCGTGCGCGAGAGCATCCGCCGCGCCCTGGTGATCGTGGTGACGGTGAGTGAGGAGAATCAACCCAACGCGACGGCCGGCGGCCGCGGCATACGCGAGCACATGAGCGACATGCGCGCCGTCATCCGGCCCCGGGTCGATGACTACGGCCTGCCCGCCGGCGCCAAGCACGTAGGTGTTTGTTCCCTCAAGCGTGAACGGCGATGGGTTATGGGCGGTGAGGGCCTGAAACGCCGTCCCCGGCGGTGCCGGGT is part of the bacterium genome and harbors:
- the groL gene encoding chaperonin GroEL (60 kDa chaperone family; promotes refolding of misfolded polypeptides especially under stressful conditions; forms two stacked rings of heptamers to form a barrel-shaped 14mer; ends can be capped by GroES; misfolded proteins enter the barrel where they are refolded when GroES binds) — encoded protein: MPAKLLLYDEDARKALERGVEKVASAVRVTLGPRGRNVVLEKKWGSPTITKDGVTVAKEIELEDPYENMGAQLVKEVASKTNDAAGDGTTTATVLAHAIVKEGLKNVAAGANPMIVKHGIDKAVEALVEELKKISIPLEGKEHIAHVAGIAGNDPEIGRIIAEAMDKVGKDGVITIEESKGVETTVEVVEGMQFDRGYISPYMITDADKMEAVIEDPYILLTEKKISAVKDIVPVMEKVMRFGKPLIVVAEDVDGEALATLVVNKLRGVMPGVAIKAPGYGDRRKAMLGDMAILTGGKVISDDIGIKLENIEIEMLGRAAKVRVAKEETTVIEGRGSKKDIQGRIAQIRKEIETTTSDYDKEKLQERLAKLAGGVAQIKVGAATETELKEKKHRFEDALSTSKAAVEEGIVPGGGVALLNIAKALDKVDADEADEKSGVNIVRKAIEEPAKWLAANAGMEGAVVVERVKSEKAGVGYNVAEGKYEDLLKAGIIDATKVTRLALQNAASVASLLLTTEALVVEKREKKKAAPTPGGYNPEDMDM
- a CDS encoding MBL fold metallo-hydrolase — its product is MARSRGAPRSRKRGGAISIDPGARPPRDPAPPGTAFQALTAHNPSPFTLEGTNTYVLGAGGQAVVIDPGPDDGAHVAHVLAYAAAAGRRVGLILLTHRHHDHQGAADALAHATGARVRGWTDPEAPLRDGEGIAVDGGRLQVLHTPGHARDHVVFYWESERVLFSGDLILGEGTVNITPPGGSMADYLQSLERVAGLQLTLIAPGHGPLVRAPHQRITEYLAHRRRREQQVLELLADGPQTAQALVAAIYPDLDPRLRGAAEGTITAHLQKLVDEGRVRQTRASFTLR